In Flavobacterium piscisymbiosum, the sequence TTTATGAAAAAAACGAATCTATTGGCGGCAGGGCAAGACAATTCAAAAAAGAGGGTTTCACTTTTGATATGGGACCAAGCTGGTACTGGATGCCAGATGTCTTTGAACGCTTTTTTCACGATTTCAATAAAAAAACTACCGATTATTACGAGCTTATAAAACTAAATCCTGCTTACAGGGTTTATTTTGGCGTAGATGATTTCATCAGCATCTATGACAATCTCGAAGAAATAAAAACCACTTTTGAAAGCATAGAAAAAGGAAGTGGCCACGAACTCGAAACTTTCATCAAGCAGGCTAAAAGCAATTATGATATTGCGATTAAAGATTTGGTGTATCGTCCCGGAGTTTCTCCGCTTGAATTAATCACCGTGGAAACTACTTTAAAACTCAATCAGTTTTTTAGTACCGTAAGTACTGATATTCGTAAGAAATTCAAAAACGAACGACTAATTCAGATTTTGGAATTTCCCGTTTTATTTCTAGGGGCAAAACCTACCAAAACTCCATCATTCTATAATTTCATGAATTATGCCGATTTTGGCTTAGGAACCTGGCACCCAAAAACCGGAATGTTCGACGTTGTTCGCGGTATCGAAAAACTGGCTTTGGAACTTGGAGTTACAATAGAAACCAATGTTGCTATCGAAAAAATAATTGTCGAGAATAAAACTGCAACCGCAATTGTCATCAACGGAAAAACGATACAAGCCGATATCATTTTAAGCGGAGCCGATTATCA encodes:
- a CDS encoding phytoene desaturase family protein, whose product is MKKTIAIIGSGFSALAASCYLAQQGNKVTIYEKNESIGGRARQFKKEGFTFDMGPSWYWMPDVFERFFHDFNKKTTDYYELIKLNPAYRVYFGVDDFISIYDNLEEIKTTFESIEKGSGHELETFIKQAKSNYDIAIKDLVYRPGVSPLELITVETTLKLNQFFSTVSTDIRKKFKNERLIQILEFPVLFLGAKPTKTPSFYNFMNYADFGLGTWHPKTGMFDVVRGIEKLALELGVTIETNVAIEKIIVENKTATAIVINGKTIQADIILSGADYHHTETLLDIEHRAYSEKYWESRVFAPSSLLFFVGFDKKIENISHHALFFDVDFNQHAADIYDEPKWPDAPLFYANFPSKTDQTAAPEGMESGFFLIPLAPGIHDSEALREEYFEKIITRFEELTQQKIKNNIIFKRSFCKNDFVTDYNAYKGNAYGMANTLLQTAFLRPKLKSKKVRNLYFTGQLTVPGPGVPPALISGKLVAELIQKSFRS